The Opisthocomus hoazin isolate bOpiHoa1 chromosome 2, bOpiHoa1.hap1, whole genome shotgun sequence genomic interval aagcggaggaagtgctgtctgaacatgaggaagaatttcttccctctgagggtgacggagccctggaactggctgcccaaggaggttgtggagtcttgttctctggagatattcaagaccctcctggacaaggtcctgtgcagcctgctgtaggtgaccctgcttcggcaggggtcttggactagatgacccacagaggtcccttccaaccccgaacattctgtgattctgtgattgctcaCTGGAGTCGTCTGGCCACATTACTGCAGCGAAACAGTTTTGAGAACCCCAGGTGAGCGCTTCGCTGACTGTGGGCAGCACGCGTGTGCGCTCACAGGCGTCCCTCTGTTCACCTGGGAAGTGGAAGGTGACCGCTTGTGCCCTCAGCCTGAAAAACCTGGAGACCCATCTGCAGCCATGTAACGTTACCGGGCTTTTTATGGGCCGTGCTTTAATTACCCCTTCTGCTTCTGCAAAAAGATAACTTGAAATGGAGAGTCATTAAGTAAAGAAGGGAAATCCTGCAGGTTTCTAAAATCTGACTGCACAACTCACAGCAACAGCAAGACTTAAGGTAAAAAACTTAAGAACAGTGAAGGAAACTCCAATTTAATCATAACGCTGAGTTCATACCCCTGCCGTCTTGTAAGGGTGGTGAGGGTTTCATCGTTTATTTGTTCTCGCAGGATCTGGATGCTGCATTGCCACTTATAGAGCTCTACAAAGATAAATTGGTGGGGATCGGAGAGGTAAGTAGAATTCCACAACTTGTGTAAATGTCTATGGCTTCGGCAGCATCTGTCACCACGACTACAAATACTTAGTGAATACTTGGTTTTGTGTATGTGAGAAGTATTGCTATCAGTCTGAACAAGCACTAAGTCTGATTTGTAATTCTCTTAATATGCTTTCCTTCATAGATTTGCCTGATTCCCTCTTTtcctttattattgttattaggaAAGAGATGGATTTTATACTGGTGGGTTTAGTAGGAAGAATTGTGTAACTATACTACATACTATATCATCTTACGCCCGAATGTCTTTTGACCTGTTCTCTAGCACAGTGAAGTGTCGAGTCACATTGTTATCCTCATTCAGatccctcctgcctccttccctgaCAAAGTTAGGCTAAGCTGTGATTCCAGTACACTTCACCAACTTGAACCGTCCTTTTTTCTTGTgacctctcatctgtctgtgtcCATGTGTTGTCTCCTGTTTTACATTTGTTTATAAACTAATCAAGGCTTGAAAGCTTTAGGGTAGAGTCTGCCTCTTGTGTGTGTTGGTACCGGAGGGACTTGTGGGTTGGTTCTGCACTGGCTGCAGAAAAAGCCGTTATTGGCAGAGCTTTGTAGCTAAACTTGCCACGTTGTACTTGTGCTGTACATCAAGGACTTTGGTTGATGTAActgtgaatggggctgctttggCAAACTTTTAAGTTTTGCCTGAACATGTTTAAATCAAAAAAGTGTGTAATTATGGGTAATTTTTGCTAGAGAGAGGACTAAAGCTACATGTTCAGCTCAGAAATTTTGCTGGTGTTGGAGATCCAGATTTTAGGTTTAATCTGAAATAATATTCAATAGAATATAAAACCCCATAATACCAGTTACAGATTAAAATGTTAAATACCCTTGTTAGTAACGATCTTCCCACAAATACTTTCATAGCTGAAAAACTTATGGTTGAGAATGGATTCCTTTCTGAGTTAAGCTACAGCTGAGCTCATTTTACTTGCAGTCTCCAGTATATATATTTCGAAACACCTTGCAGTTGtgaagcattttttgcttttacatACAGTATTGCAGTTCAGTTAAGCATTAGGTCTGTAAATTTTTTTCGCTTCTTTTCTTGTACTGTAGGTTGGACTAGATTTCACTCCCAGATTTGCCAGCACGGATGAGCAGAAGGAAGGACAAAGACAGGTTTTGATCAAGCAGATCGAGTTAGCAAGAAGACTGGATTTGCCTTTGTAGGTTTTGTTTATACTAGGAGGAGAATTTGCCAGATCTCAGTAATGTGGAAATATTTCCCAGGATTTATAATTACTAAGAGCCCACAGAACTTTTCTTACATGGATTAAACTGGCATTAGTTATCCTGTCAGTCTCCGGTTTGACATTTAATTATGGAATTTTCCCTATGTTTGCACTTGAATACAGTGGTCTTCTGTGTCCTGTCCTTTCTGTGTTGTTGCTGTATCTTCACCGTAGCTAAAATGATTCATATATACGTCTCTAGATTTTTCCTGATGAAAGTTGTAATAGagattaattattttcttctgaagttgcTGTTAGTTCATttgtgtttacaaaaaaaaatactattttgctGAATTTCCTAATGCCGAGCCTCTCCTTGCTGTGCAGAAATGTTCATTCCCGCTCAGCTGGAAGACCAACCATTAATCTCTTAAAGGAACAAGGTACGTTTCTAATGCATTTTCTCCATCATGGCTTTTGTCAACGGAATTTCTTCAGTTATGCCATGTTCTCACATCAGTTTGTGTATGTAAAACTTGGGAGGAATAGTGCAGAGCTTCTGTATTCATTCTTTATGGGACCGAGGTGCCATTGGAAGCTGACGTCACAGACCGACTGCTAATGATCTGGTTTGCTTCTTTTCCCTGAGGTGCTACGAAGGTGTTGCTCCATGCGTTTGATGGGAAGCCGTCTGTAGCCATGGAAGGGGTGAAAGCTGGATACTTCTTTTCCATTCCTCCTTCCATTATAAGGAGTGAACAGGTAACGGTTAAAGGGGTTTGCTCATGCTTGGGGATTGCAGGTAATAGCTGACAGCTTATCATGATGGCAAATGTGCCTGTTTTTACTGTGCAGCTGAAGAATACGCTTGGTCTGTACAGTCTGTACAGTTTGAAGTGGGACTCACAGTACTCGCATACGATTGCTGTCACCTGACACTTCTCAACAGAAGTTTCAGTTGCTTATAGCATTGCACATTTTTACTTTGGCTAAATTTCTGCCCGGGGCTTTTGCCTTAGCTAGACTTTTGGGGGAAAATTTCGACTAAAACAGTTCAGCTATTCCTGAGAAACAAGGGTTAAGAAaataggtgcttttttttttcgcATGTGATTTCTGGTGAACTCTTCTTTGGAAGCCTCTGTCACTGTTTCAGAGTAGGGACATGGCACGCGGAAAAGGACGAGTTCCTACCTCAGTGCTGTGACACTTTCCTGTTCAAAAGGAAATCTACTCACAACTGACTAAATTACAGACCATTTTGAAAAATTGTGATTATCACAAGGTGCGCCCAGCAAAGAAGCAGCTAAATTGCTTAAAGGTTCAGCCCTTGATTTGGTGCGACTGCTCTCTTAATTTCTACTCTGCCGCAAGCTATGCTCACTGCTTATTTTGGGGCAGCAGTCTGTTTCCTTCCTGCATCATCGTCACTTTCTTTGATAAACTCCAGAAGTGTAAGAAAGGAAAAGGCATGATTCAAGTGGAGGGGGTGTGAGGGGTGGGTATAGATGGGATGACGTTAGGAACTTGCAGAAAGGAATGCAAAGTGGGGTTGAGGGTTAAAAGCAGAGATGGGGAAAAGGTGCTCAAATAGCATACATACCGAAAAACAGCAAATTAATATTGCATTGGCAACTCTAAATATAGGGTATTTTGTGCAATATAACAACGTGATTTAGGAAGTAACAACAAATTCAGTGTTTAGATAATAGTACTTCAGACATTTAGAAAACAAGACAATCCTTATTTGAAGGGACTTTTTGAGCAGCCAACTCAACCAAGTCTTTTGACATTTAAATGCAGAGGATATCCTCCGTGCATACACTTTTTTGTACAAGTCTGAGTGCATAAAGCATTTAATAGCTGTCTTATTTTCTTCAAGAAGCAGAAGCTTGTGAAACTGTTACCTCTGGAAAGTATGTGCTTGGAAACTGACTCTCCTGCTCTGGGGCCTGAAAAACAGGTAAATGGGGGGGAGCAGActtctgtgtgtgtatatctgcACCCACGCCATATGGAGGTCAGTTACTGGTGTGGGAGAGGGAAGCAGTGTAAGCATGGACAAGGGACGAAAGACGTTGCCGAGTGAAAATGTGGAGATTAAAAAGTCTCTGTTCCTGaggctgggaaaggagaaaaaattctAGGAATgggcaaagggaaaaataatccAAGAATAATAGATACGTGTAATTTCTCTGTCTCAGATGCCACAATGTGACTGAAGTTGTGTTGGGAAGGACTGAGGCTGAATCACCTGTCATCTGTAGGGATCTCCAATTTggtctggtttttgttttctttttttttcaggtgagaAATGAACCAAAAAATATTCACATTGCTGCAGAATATATTGCCAAAATTAAAGGAATTCCAGTTGAAGAAGTTATAGAAGTGACTACACAGAATGCACTGAAAGTATTTCCCAAACTTCGGAACTTTCTTCGGATATAGATTCAGAAACTGAAATATGTGATATTGCGGAAACTATTATTTATGGTGTA includes:
- the TATDN3 gene encoding LOW QUALITY PROTEIN: deoxyribonuclease TATDN3 (The sequence of the model RefSeq protein was modified relative to this genomic sequence to represent the inferred CDS: inserted 1 base in 1 codon); this translates as MPARKRNPQPARPFPSDPGAXMAAAAGPVDCHCHLAAPCFQADAAAVVRAAEQAGVSALVVVSERAAEFRSVLELSERFPGFVLPCLGVHPLQEVSPEEQRGVTAEDLDAALPLIELYKDKLVGIGEVGLDFTPRFASTDEQKEGQRQVLIKQIELARRLDLPLNVHSRSAGRPTINLLKEQGATKVLLHAFDGKPSVAMEGVKAGYFFSIPPSIIRSEQKQKLVKLLPLESMCLETDSPALGPEKQVRNEPKNIHIAAEYIAKIKGIPVEEVIEVTTQNALKVFPKLRNFLRI